The Oreochromis niloticus isolate F11D_XX linkage group LG4, O_niloticus_UMD_NMBU, whole genome shotgun sequence DNA segment ttttagcaaaactgtgaaaGGTTTTAAATGATACAAAGTGATTAGACATGGAGGAGGGCTTCACAAAGAAAAACCGaaggaaatcaaaatatatgtACTCTTTAGCTGATTCATGGGGAACTTGGTGTTAAGATATAACCATTTCAAATGCTTGAAGTGTTTGCAAAGACTGATAAGTGGCGTTCAGTCTTCAAAAGATAGCTGATGGTAATAATGAAGCATTATTATTCCAGAGCTCTAGTGGGTTTAAATCTAAACGTCAAAGGGCGTATTTTTTCAAGAGCAGCCATTTTTTAACATAATGTTTCATCAGCTCAGACCTCTTAGAGTAAATGTTGCAGTTATCAGTTTACAGAGTGTGCCTATAAAAAGCGGTAAGTGCAACAGTAGTGCAGACATTATGTTACTGGGAGATGTGGGCATTATGTAATATTCAAAGGATAAACACAATTGGCATATTGTAGTCATAATGTTGATCAAGCACAGACAAACAACCAAGACAGAATAGCAGGAATGAAAAGGCACTTTGATAACtattaggggggaaaaaataaatgcataaaaggtACAAATCATATAAGGAGCCAAATGAAGACAAAGCTGAAAGTGGGAATCCTAACAAGGAAGCTGACAACAGAACagacacagactaaatacataTAATGAAGAAAAGGTAATCAGACACAACAAGGGTGGAAAAAAGTTGggaagtaaaaacaaagaaagccaAATGAGGGACTAATCTTCAAAGTAAAACGAGAAGTAAACTGAAAGGGAGACCAAAGGTGCAGTCAGATGATTAAATTTGCAGAGGGACACTACTAACCAAGTGAAGTGACCTGTAAAAATCTCTCTGACAGCCATAATTGTTTGATTTTTCTAAATAATAAGGAAGGATCCATCATTGGAACAGATTAAAGGTTAACTACAAACAATACACTGCTGTGATCAAATCTGCTTCTTATCAAGAAATGATCTTGCATTAGAGAAGCTCTCTAAATCAATATTATGAGCTACATTAACTGATCAAAGTGGTTTTACGTTTTGCTGTAGTTCCATTGGCATTAGTCATGTCCATTCCTGTATTTTCAGTCTTTAGGATTATCATAAAGGTTATGGAGGGGAGCTGGGAATTTTATTTTGTGCACAGAAATCTTCAACAAAAAGGTGGAAAGGGGTTACCCTGGATCAGTCTCCAGCAGAAAATacttcatttcaaaaatgaatatatttcatttttttaggcaatattttactttttctgcaatttgcaatttcattttttgtaaTGAAGTGATGTTCTCATTGATCTAACCAACATGAAACCTAAGATCTGCATTTGGTACCATCTTCTGGACATTCTAGTTTCAAAAGGACAGACATTCATCATCACATTGTTAAGAAGTCTGGTGCAAGTGCAGTCAGATTGTCCACATACTTCACATTTCCTACGTTCTTATAAATTCTGTTTCTCACCTTTTCATGACATTTTCCACTGAGGTCAAGGAAAAGTGATTAGGAGAAGGATTTAGGAGGTCAGTTTTCTGGACTATATGTCTGTACTCCATCATTAAATTCACCTACAAAACCAGCAAGACAAAGACAGTGGGAACATAAAAATGGCAAACACCCTCAAATAcataaggaaagaaaaaaaagctaagaATTGAAAACACAAACCACAGCTTATTAATAGGACCGTGACAACAATATTTGATCACCATCATCTCCTTCTCTGCATTCTTTTATCACACATTAGTTTACTAACCAAGTGTGACAAATCACCGGAAAACATCCACACTTGCAAAAATCTTAACACAAAGTTAGTTCAAAGTTTTTATCTCTCAGTTTCCCTTTTCCGCTCTGCCCCGTAAATGTCAGTAGATATGGGGTTACAAATGTAGACCATGCTTTGTTTATCCTGTGTCTCTTTAACCCTCGTACCACATCCAACCTTCACCCTGTTTGCTATAATGTTCCTGACATTTTTCTGCAGGACTGCTGCAGCCCCCGATGAGCAAAGATCAAGATTATTCACTGATATGTGTCCTTTTGTATAACAATGCCAGGGAAGCAgacacaaaacacctgtaagtttttgtgttttgttttgtttttttacggTTGTCTGAGAGGCAATGAGGCACTATAAAAATGATGTCTGAAGGAatattttccctcccacgtatTCTTAGAAACACGCTTGTTTACCAGAAAATTTCCATTATATTAAATGGCTTGACATCATGAACTGAAAGTGtttccagtaaaaaaaagagTTGCGGTCTTCATACAGCCCTAAGATttcagattcttttttttttccctgtgaaGATGGTATGAAATTATCATCATAATAGTATTCATTACTTTACGTCAGTGAATGCCTGCTTGGCTCAGTCTGCTAACATTCAGGGACAGGCACTGGGAATGATGAATGTTGTCAGACGAGCAATTCATTTTGGCAACTCAGGTCAGCCAAGGGAATGAAAGGCACGATGGGTAGAAAAGATATTTCCATTTCTTTAATTTCCTGCCAATTTGAGAGTTCCACTGTGTTAATATTAGAggcaatgtttgtttttattagtgGGACAGAGCAAAATTCAAAAAGGAGGTCTTTTTTCAGAAAGATTCAgagtttttacaaaaaaaaatctgtttggtAAGAGATCAATTCTGTTTTCAAATCATTTGAGGGCTTTTCTAATTGGGGGTCCTCTATACTCTTTTGTCACCAGAGTAAATAACATCAGATTACACAGGAAGAGGCTTAAATGTATTTATCATTCAtatgaacacatttttattcataatgtAAGAAAGGTAAGAGTTTATGAACAGAAATTTCAAGTTAATTCTTGATTAGGATGACACTGAATAGCTGTTAATTATATTCTTCTTCCGCCTTTTCAACAAAACCTCAGCAACTTGTCAGTAGTACTTTTACTTCTTGTCTTACAGTCAAAGTAAAAAGCATAAATTATCAGGTTTACATATCaagacataataaaaaaaatatctggtcTTTAGTAGGTCTTAAATTTATGTAAATGCAACctgagattaaaaataaaacatgtatctccaaaagttgaatctgttcatctggacgtagcgttttgtgggagaaacgtttcgtcactcatccaagtgacttcttcagtctcagctgactgcaggtttccccaaaccttataaacagtacatttgcataatgactgaaaccagcccactgaaggaacaatgggctgtgaggtcagttccttaatcataattatgcaaattctcatgaccattgatcaacaatcactgaccaaaacccactgatcaaagaacactgatcaataaaaaataaataaataaataaaaaaattaaaaaataaaacatgtactATAGAGAttcattatttaacaaaaactaaaccaaaacacagaagaagtaTGTAAAAACCTGAGTACACCCTTATTGCTTTCATGGGAATTAATAGGGTTAGTAGCAGCCAGGTGGTAATTATTAAATGAAGTTGATTAATTGATCATGAGCAAGTGTCTGTAAATCAGACGTTTTgccagtttgctggtctggactATTCAGGTGTGTACTATTACAATACCAAGGAGGAAATACATCAGCAGTGATCTGAAAGAAGCGCTTGTTGCATCCTGTCAATCTGGGAAGGGTTATAaggccatttccaaacaatttgaagCCTATTGTTtctacagtgagaaagattattcacaggTGCAAAACATTCCAGACAGATGCTAATCTTTCCGGGAGTGGACACCCCGGCAAATTCACCCAAGGTCAGAGCGTGCAATCCttaaagaaattgcaaaaaACTGTTGAGCTACATCtaagactctacaggcctcagttagcatgctaAATGTTAGAGtccatgacagtacaattagaaagaCTTGGCAAGTATTTCTTGCTTGCCAGGAGAAACCCAATTCtgtctaaaaagaacatggcaacatgacaaaggtttgcaaagttgcatctaaacaaaccacaagactacttgaacaatgtcctttggacagatgagaccaacaTGAAGATATATGGACCTAATGCACAGCATCACATTTAGTTAAAAACCAAATGCACCAcataggcaaaaaaaaaatactttgtgccacctgtcaagcacagtggtCGAGGGATGATGATttaggcttgttttgcagctgtATTAGCTAGGCACATTGTACTCACTGAgctgaccatgaactcctctctATACTAAAGTAAACAGGATAATAATCCCAATCACACCAGAAATCTACAACAGATGCTGCTAAAGGACGTTGGAATGTACTTAGAGTTGTAGTTTTTCACACATTCTGCATTTTGgctgtgtttttgttaaataatttgCCTTTTTTTGTAGTTCATCTGAGATTAAATGCTCCAAATTGTGAGACGTGCTAAGGATAGAATACTTTTTATGAAAAGTAAAGTTCATATAATCCTATGCAGCAATAACAAACCAAAGCAGTGAAAACTGGTGTTACGTGGCAGATTGTAAAGGTAATTACCACATCTCAGCAGACAGATCTGAATATCAAAATTTGTGGCTTTCTGTTTTCCTCTCTTCATTTACTATTATTTACAACGATACCTGCAGCTGTCCAGGGAAGAATGAATTAGCCTGTGAATGAATCATCATTTATCCTGAGCCGAAACACTCGGGTCCAATGGAATTTACATAAATCCCACAGTAATTCTGAAATAATTTAAATCTAAATAGCAAAGGGTTGAATAATCAACAAGTAATGAGAAGTAAAATTGGTCATCTGTTCACATCTTGCACTATCAGCTTCATCAACAGGCATGGCTGCTCCCGTTCATTCTAAGCAATCATCTTTAGGGGTCAGTCTCCCTTCTATGCAGTTAATTTTACCAAGAGGCATGAATGTTTCAGTTCACACTGTATTACTCATCACTCCTGAGACAGAAAGGCCAGATAGCAGCCATATTAATTTATTCATGTGAGCAATCTCTTTCTTTGCTGCATAAATGCAAATTTGAGCTCGATTAggattttaattttctttttatggCAGGATcagacttggaaaaaaaaaacaatttaggaCTAAACTGATTTCAAAACAAGAACAGCTTGTGAGTCAtttattatattgtattttCACAAggaattaaaatattttcagttaCCGTTTGCAACATAGATATATTCAGATATACATTTAGCATTAAACACATTTggggaaaaaaggcaaacatgAAATTTAACAGAATATTCATATTCAATTAAATTACATTCAGACTCGAGCCAcgcctctttcttttttttctccagggAAGCcattcttttttgtgtgttttcattgaAGTAGTTTTGTTTCTGCAACAGTtcttctggctttctgaaggtctttaaggccttttagttttctttctttgacatTGGCTGGTTTCTTCACTCATTCTCAGTCCCGTCCTTGCACCTCACCagatttgttttgtcttgttttgtttgtttgttaagccaaaGCACTGACCTATAAATCATTTAAGCACCAAAGAAACCAAAATCAgtggatgaaccagtgttgtccATACACATAACAGTAAGCAAATAATCCATTTGAAAATGTATCTTTGGGTAATTTGTTACCAACAACCTGTCAACAaaacataatttgttcccatttcttgccaaagataaaacagtttgaaaaaatactattttctGACCAACAAGATGATTCCCAAAAAACTATTAGCTAAAAATGTCACATCTTGGCAGGGTGTGTgttatgttctttaaaaaaaaaattgtaaactGGACAAGtagaggacaaaagaagtgtCAGGCCTAAAAAAGCAAACTCCAGCAGATTGCATACggtccttcagttgatccatctactgttcactgaatcTTCATCACAAATGGTCTCGGTGGAAGGGTGACTGATGTGAATTCCTTCTTAAGAAAGTCTTTTCTCCCTATTTTCCCGAGGTTTACCAAAGTAGAAAAGAACTTGACCAGAcacaccaggaaaaaaaaaaaaaaaaaaaaaaaatcagaagaaaataaatcattgCCCCCATTTGAGATTTTTCTAGCAAAACATTAGGAAATATGAGGTGGCTCAACATTTTTGCACAAATTTAGAATCTAAAAAGCAACATGCACATCCTCTAAATGTTATGCATCTTTGACCTCATTACTCAACTATTGTAAATTACTAACTTCCAAACATTTCTACCCAAAACCATAAGAGAGCCTCTTTAGGCTCTTTATCCCTCTAGAGACTGCATTTGCTTTTACTGCAGTAGTAAGGATTACTAtacctttaaaaacaaatttaaagaacTTTATTTTTATGGTAGATTTGTTACAAATCCACCCACAAATTAATCAGaattcaaaagaaaaatacttCTTTTACTTGAGATCAAGCTATCGTCTGGCTTGACCTATAACTTTTTACTAAAGAACCAAATGTTTGCCAACACAGATGTTAATCTTTTGTACTGATTTATTTAACCATGAAAGACATACAAGCTGTAGAAGTATTCAGCGAATTGCATCTCTGTTTGTAAAATGAATGGGGATTTTTCCTTTTAGAACCAGGGGTGCCTGAAATAACTCCTTCTCCTTTGAACCTCTGCGCATGGTTGCATTTCATTGTTATTCACTCATTTGTACATGACAGAGCCCTTTTGGCCAAAGGGTAAAGCAACATCCCAAGTACGTGTCCAGCTGGAGACCTTTGTGCCAAGTCATTCCCAATCTATTTCTGTCACTGGACTAAAAGCATAAAATGCCCTCTAAAAATGATAGCTGCTTGTACATACATGAAAACGAATGCACTAAGATGGGAAGAGAAGATACTGACATCGTATATGCACCTGGCTCTGGTGAATGGCGCTACAAGTCAGGACAAGACTGTGACACAGTACGACTAcaaaatgtgcttttatttcatgACCAGttgtactaaaaaaaaatagaaacaaatgaaaGTGTTCACCTCAGTGATTTAAAGGAGATCTGTGAAAatatgaagttaaaaaaaaaaaaaaaaaaaaaaactgaaatgactgTGCTTATAacattttcacaggaaatgGACATGTTTTCACTGTCAGAACCCAATAACACTTGAGTAGCATCCCACTTCCAGTTAGTCATACTGTGTTTGACTCTTATGTATTAGTTTTCGCTCTCTGTGAGCTCTCAGTGAGAGAATTATTACATATTTCTACATGGCTGGCAGTGCAAATTATTAGCATAAGCACCACTGGTAGATGACTTTCTGTAACAAAGCAAATACCAGTCTGAGTGTGTAGAACAAACACTTGGGGCAAACAATAACTTCAGAGAAGCACTGCATTGGGCTCTTGAGGAATATCAAACTGATTCTTGCATAGGTTTACATATTACTGATTCACTGCTGCTGTGTTAAGTTTGCAGGGCTTAAAAGCCAGCATCACAGTGTTTAATGTGTTTGCTTCTGTGCCTGGAGCAGTCAGCCTTACTTATGCCTCAACAGTGCCATCTTTTGATGACAGCCACTAAGAGAGCCCCTTCGTCATGCTCAGACTGAACGGAGCACACACTCCATAATTAAACATCAGTTTACTGGCCTTCTGAACATTCTAGCAAGGAAATATCGTTCAGCTGAGTCTTTTCTGCTGGAATCTGGCTTTAAAGTCCGAACACTACTGAACACACTTGAGAGTGTTTCCTGGAGTTTATGAGCAAGGATCCCATCCCAGTATTTACAAAGAAGAGAACCCTGGGGCTGTAAAATTTTCTCAGCCAAGTCTATCAAAGACAAACACATTGTGATGAGTCTCTCGTGGTCCATCTCTCTGAAACCGCTGGCATTGGGTGCCATGTCGCTCAGGATGACATGAGCCTTGCCGTGGGGAAGAAGCTCCAACAGCTTGGCATGTGTGGCAGGGTCTGTGACATCGCAACTGGACAGGAAGTGAGCACCATCCAGAGGCGGTATGTTCAGCAAATCAATGCCAACAACCATACCACGAGGCAACTCTGGATCTAAGGTAATAGGAAAGATAGTGACTTTAATTTACAAGcttattttttctgttatttaaggCTGAGCTACAAGAAAGACAAGTCTGGATATAAAAGTCAGTCTATTTCCTTGCACGATCAACTAGAGAAGCAAGACAACTCATttgataattataataatacatAATTATATCAAATTATAATAGCACGTGTTCTATATTGTCATCAATACACGTTTCTTTTGtgaattttctgcttttattaaTGCATCTGCCATAGGCTTCAATAACTTTCAGCTTGGTAATACATCACAGTCTATCACATCTGCTTCTGTTTTTTGCAGAGcactgctttttgtttgtgtggtaAATGTAGTGCAGACTATTCCCATCAATCTGCATCACTAAGAATAAACGCCGACATGATGGATATTAAGACCAGCTTCGGTTTCTGAATGCTAATATTCAAACCACACTGcagatatttaaaaacaaaatcaatcaaTATGACATTTTACGATGCCTATATAATCTTATTAGGAAAATTAGGGATGAGCCACAATACTTTACGCTTGGAAAACTACAGAAGCACTACGCAATAGGGAGAAATCGGACAAACTATTATAAGGTTGGGTTTAAAGTCGTCCCTGACATACAGTCTtagcaaaagcacaaaaactcTAGGTTAAACGTTGTAACAATCATATCATAGCGCCCCTCCCACAAACGTGTGTGATTAGACACCTGTCCTCTCACCTGTCACAGCTGAATTGACCCTCTGGACTGCCACCTGGCTCCAGGCTCCAGGAGCAGCTCCGCAGTCCACCACAGCGTATCCAGGCTGTAAGAGCCTGAACTTGTCATCTATCTCTAGAAGCTTGAAGGCGCTCCTGCATCGAAAGTTTTGGGCCTGAGAAGCTTTGACATACGGGTCTTTAAGCTGCCGTCGGAGCCAGCGCTGCTCTGCTGGCGTCTTACCCTTCAGTTTCTTCATCAAACACAACGAGGAGTGCAGGTATCTCCTCTGCAAGGAAAACATCCACATTGTTATTACAGTGCGCAGTCACGTGTACCGCATGCTGAACTGCGCTTGCGTCAAAATacacgccccccccccccctcctcatTGGTTAAGGGCAAAATCGTTAGGTGCGTGCCTATATACGTCCCCTTACTGCAAAACACGTACACAACAAGTGTTCCTATCTGGGACAGATTGAGGCTAATGTGCCTACAgtaatttatttttccatttgttttaaGTTTATACAATACTGAGAAATCCTAGGtcacatttctttatttattttttactgtttacaAAATCTTTTAATGTGGGAGAAGACAGGCAAGCTATATTAAGCCAGTTTAGCATCCAGACTCTTATTACAGTGCTCTAATATGTGCAGAAGGTGTGACACTGTCAAAGACAGACGAGACCTTCCCTAAAGGAATAGATTGCAGCATATGTAAAGCACAAATGCTTTCCAAAAAGCATTGGAGAGTTTGATTGGTGAATAACACATTGGCTCACCAAAGTCACCAATTCGAT contains these protein-coding regions:
- the mrm2 gene encoding rRNA methyltransferase 2, mitochondrial; the protein is MWMFSLQRRYLHSSLCLMKKLKGKTPAEQRWLRRQLKDPYVKASQAQNFRCRSAFKLLEIDDKFRLLQPGYAVVDCGAAPGAWSQVAVQRVNSAVTDPELPRGMVVGIDLLNIPPLDGAHFLSSCDVTDPATHAKLLELLPHGKAHVILSDMAPNASGFREMDHERLITMCLSLIDLAEKILQPQGSLLCKYWDGILAHKLQETLSSVFSSVRTLKPDSSRKDSAERYFLARMFRRPVN